In Mixophyes fleayi isolate aMixFle1 chromosome 3, aMixFle1.hap1, whole genome shotgun sequence, the genomic stretch GATATTTATGGGATTGTAGCCAATCAGTCACTAGGATCCAATatttcctcagtgatgtcattaggtGATTGCTGTATTCTTATAAATGTTAGTTTCGCCCACAAATGACCATCTCTACTGCCTGCAATCAACATATTCTGTTATCTTTCATGAACCCATGGCAACGTGTGACATTGTTCCAATGGGTCGTATCTTCCATTTCAACCAAATGACACATTTCAGAAAAGAAGGAATAGCCAGGTAGCCAGTAAGATTGTAAACGTTTATTTTcccattcatttacattattgtacatttcGTCAGATATGAAAATAATTTAGCAAACCAAAAACTAGAGATTCACCGGTAGAAACATCTACTCTTTCCTTATGTACAATTCTGCTTTAGGTCTTCCTTTCCAGATTTGACTAACTTTGTACAGTACATTCAAAACTCAGTGTGACATAACATAAATTCAAGGTGGGATATACAGCTAACTACAAAGTGGATTCGTAAGAGTTGATCGTAGGGTGGATGACGGAACTAGAAGAGATATGCTGGTTTCACCTGAAAGAGCTTTACGTGGGAACTATTCTCTCCTATTGACCCTTTTTGTGGGCATTTTTAATTATGGCATTTTTGAAAAGAGTCATTAGAGGCGTCTGGCTTCGCTCTGGGGTCATAAATCCTCCATACCTTTTATCTTTGGGTGGTCCTTCCCATCGAAAATGATGCATCttatatttcctattttttttaattgggcTATCCAACAACTCATTGTCATCGAAATATTCTTCAGAGTTGACATCAGGGTAGTCAAACTCCAGAGACAACTCTCTTCTCAGCTCCATGGGGTAACTCTCTGATGACTCTTCTTCTGCGTCACTTGGGAAGACCTTAATAGGTCTCCTCTTCCTGCCGACTGGTTTCCCCCAACGAAAGTGCTCCATAGAATATGACCTCTTGCTATCTTGCCTATCCAAAGCCTCCTCTTCCAAGTTACcatcttgcgtgttttggttgtCGCTACTGGGAAACAGGTTAAATATGGGGTAGTTGGCTATGTCTTCCCGTTTGAAGCCTGCGTTGTTGCTATCGCTGCCGGTGCTGTTTCTTCTACCAAACTTATTCCAGCGGAAGTGGCTCATGACATATTTCCTGACGTTTTCGGAGAGCGGCTGCATGTGCCCATTCCCGGGAAACACTGGTGATTCCGCAGACAGGTCCATCTTGCAGGCTCTAATACATTCCTACCGGGAAACAAATATTGGGGATATGGTTAATATTTATAGGGACAGTGAAgggtaaatatttttaattttgtttggaATGTCTTTGTTAAAAGATCAATAAGATATTAAGAGATTAATAAGACCTTCACTTCCTAACATTATAAATGTAGCCATTTAGTCATATGAATGGATTAAGACAATAGTTGTCAGATTAGCACATAGTCCAAAACAAGATGAGAAAAAATGTCCAATATGTGCCATCAAGTTGAGCACGTGCACAGTTTGTATAAATTTACAGTGAAGTCTCTCCACACCTGGGCTAGGCTATATCAGTAGCACCACTGATATTCAGGGAACCTACCAAATTTCTCCATCTAttggaaaatacataaaatatattgcactTACAAGTTCTTTGTACGGACTAGAATTGGAACTTGTGTTCCCCACCGCTAACAATGTGCCTAATCAACTGAGGAAAGATATGCGCAAGCTACGCGTTTCGCATGGTTAcaaactctgtgtgtgtgtatatgtatatatgtataatatatatatatatatatatatatatatatatatatatatatatatatatgtacgtgtatatgtatatatatatacccacaatTAAGACCACTTACCCTGTACATCTTAAGCAGTGGTGGGGGATGGCAGCAAGAGCGCCAATGCTTGTCAAATGTGTAAatgcattatatttaatatattttccaaTAAGGTGAGTAAAACAATTGATCTGTTGGGAGTTTTACTTTTCATAGCGCACCCCTGGTGGATTTACTCTTATGCAGAGAAAGAGAAATGTTATTCTACTTTTGTTTATATGGAGGataaaaaaacctttttataCAGTTATTGTCTCGAGGGATCATTTTGGcaaaacaaagcaagaaaatCACAggacttttatttttctctttcttgtaTTGTTTTCACTTTACATAAAAGATCTGCTTGCTTTAGAAGAGCGCACATGGAAAACCCCATGTGTCCGGTGCTAGTGAACGTGAGCCGAAGAAGCTGGTAGAGTCAGGAGATTGAATTTATGCGTAAAAATAGGCCATCCAACCTGCGGTTTTTgatgtgtattttgagttgcgcGTATTTATAGATATGTGCAATTTGCATCTGTCATCTTCATCAATGCTGAAAATTATACCAAGTTTATTGGATGTGCAATGATAGGCATCCTAAAAGGTATATCTTAAACATACATATAAGTCAGGCTTGGAGGCAAGTCTAAGGTGAGTGGTTGACTTGCGTGAATGCCCCTGACCGCCTCTCTAAGCCCAAGGCTCCTCAGGTCTACCATACGCTGAACACTATTTTGGTACAACAGGACCAAAAATGGAACTGAAACACATACCTTCCAGTAGCCCAACTAAACCCCTAACCCTCCCAACCACACCCAACAGATGCCAAATCCCTCCCTTATTGCATGATTGTCTATTTgagatgtaaaaatatatttagtatcACAGGaattctacagaaaaaaaaagaaatataatttgaAACAGCTATAAGATCCACACCACATTAAGAGAAAATTAACCAGGCAACATTTTGCTTATGTTACGATCTAAGAAGGTAATGTAAGACATATAACGTTCATTGGAAAGGAACCAATTAGTAAGTATTAGTAAGTGTGAGTGATCACTGATTAATGAGAGACTGGACGATAGATATAATGTGGTTGGTTTTTATTCCTCTAGTGCAGATATTCACCAtgctataatattattattacttataattaattttatttatatggtgctttTCTCCCAGTAAGACTCAATGCGCTTAATAAAAAGCCCTCACTGTTTCACTTAGAACGTTATTTAGGTTGCCtgaatttatatattacattttatatagatatctatagatATCCTGCATAATACACACAGGAATAAGGTGTAGGTTATCCGCTCTGCCAGGTAAGTCTTCTATACGCTCATTTATAATGACCCCGTAAGGAATCTAGACAACCCCTGACCTGAATGAGGTCTGGTAATTTATATCTATTATTGCCACTCTCTCGCAGAATATTATAAGGCTTATCGTGTTATCGGGTAGGTTTTGGCTTCTTTTTACATACAAATATTTAGTTCCATGGAGTTGGCACTGGAAGTTGGTTTATCCTGGTGTTTGGGCATAAGACCATTTGCCataaagcatacctcccaactgtcccaatttaggaggGACAGCCCCAATTTGAGGTCTCCGTCCCGCCATCCCGTTCGGGATAGCTTTGTCCCGCGGGTGGGAAGTATGGAAACTACCGTATATCTCATTCACCGCTGCTCTGCGTAGCACCGGTGTGCACAGCAATGGAGGTTTTTTGAAGGGTAGGGAAGGAAACTTCAACAGTTCTAGGtacaggcccggcactcccattaggcaaggttaggcacttgcctagggcgccgggctctggagggagccacagaatactaaaagactttaaaactgtgcggcgaccgctgaccatacctgtcacggccgccgcacagcattcagatgcccggggaggggggaagaggctattttgtcaccaccgccacctctctgctccgtctcctcccctccact encodes the following:
- the POMC gene encoding pro-opiomelanocortin, encoding MQCYTSTILFFPLWLEDAHVILLMSAPPNTIDTCIKRPCLCWRAKDTQEPSYRPYKTLNKQQSFYLRMLRPVWSCLLAMVVVFIFHVGEVHGQCWESSKCADLSSDDRILECIRACKMDLSAESPVFPGNGHMQPLSENVRKYVMSHFRWNKFGRRNSTGSDSNNAGFKREDIANYPIFNLFPSSDNQNTQDGNLEEEALDRQDSKRSYSMEHFRWGKPVGRKRRPIKVFPSDAEEESSESYPMELRRELSLEFDYPDVNSEEYFDDNELLDSPIKKNRKYKMHHFRWEGPPKDKRYGGFMTPERSQTPLMTLFKNAIIKNAHKKGQ